A stretch of the Calypte anna isolate BGI_N300 chromosome 5, bCalAnn1_v1.p, whole genome shotgun sequence genome encodes the following:
- the BTBD18 gene encoding BTB/POZ domain-containing protein 18, with product MGSPTATPRLLYRSTRLLRTAFQQLHQQQQRADVFCDVVLQAEGEAVAAHCSVLSVCSPFFMEQLGRELPPRGGRVVLDLGELKIGVLRKLVRFLYTAELEATREEVQEVLAAARLLRVTELESLQLRGGRLVRPGPPRQLDRSCLQAPRQGFPRAVGSKAEPSSASIPPRSTDVPFGTTSITPRVRPGSPGTAQPGPVGRVKLRKVESGECWEVVRERHWQPPTALPVSEVGVVEPQPPRDVGAPGRVGRRSPPRKKQGQVLPIPHQGCMQAVPPGVPPSDPQEEEVDVGTAEPCLPPSTFCVWPCPSSESDQEVDVLA from the exons ATGGGCTCTCCGACGGCTACCCCAAGACTGCTGTACCGCAGCACCCGCCTGCTCCGCACGGCCTTCCAGCAGCTGCACCAGCAACAGCAGCGAGCAGATGTCTTCTGTGATGTGGTCCTGCAGGCTGAAG GTGAGGCAGTGGCAGCCCACTGTTCTGTCCTCTCTGTCTGCAGCCCCTTCTTCATGGAGCAGCTGGGTCGGGAGCTGCCCCCCCGGGGTGGCAGGGTGGTGCTGGATCTGGGGGAGCTGAAGATTGGGGTGCTGCGCAAGCTGGTGCGCTTCCTGTACACTGCTGAGCTGGAAGCCACGCGGGAGGAGGTGCAGGAGGTACTGGCAGCTGCCCGCCTCCTCCGTGTCACTGAGCTGGAGTCACTGCAGCTCCGGGGGGGACGGCTGGTGCGGCCAGGACCCCCACGGCAGCTCGACCGCTCTTGTCTGCAAGCCCCCCGGCAGGGTTTCCCCAGGGCAGTGGGCAGCAAGGCTGAGCCGAGTAGTGCCAGCATCCCCCCCAGGAGCACTGATGTCCCTTTTGGGACCACCAGCATCACCCCGCGGGTACGGCCAGGGTCTCCTGGGACAGCACAGCCGGGCCCTGTGGGGCGGGTGAAGCTGCGGAAGGTGGAGAGTGGGGAGTGCTGGGAGGTGGTGCGGGAGCGGCATTGGCAGCCCCCCACCGCCCTGCCAGTGAGTGAGGTGGGGGTGGTGGAACCACAGCCTCCACGAGATGTGGGGGCACCAGGGCGAGTAGGCAGGCGCTCACCCCCTCGAAAGAAGCAGGGCCAGGTGCTCCCTATACCCCATCAGGGCTGCATGCAGGCAGTGCCCCCGGGGGTCCCCCCCAGTGACCCCCAGGAAGAGGAGGTGGACGTGGGGACAGCAGAGCCATGCCTGCCCCCCAGCACCTTCTGTGTTTGGCCGTGCCCCTCCTCTGAGTCAGACCAGGAGGTGGATGTCCTTGCCTAG
- the ZDHHC5 gene encoding palmitoyltransferase ZDHHC5 isoform X1 encodes MPAASGKRFKPSKYVPVSAAAIFLVGATTLFFAFTCPGLSLYVSPVIPAYNAVVFLFVLANFSMATFMDPGIFPRAEEDEDKEDDFRAPLYKTVEIKGIQVRMKWCATCRFYRPPRCSHCSVCDNCVEEFDHHCPWVNNCIGRRNYRYFFLFLLSLTTHIMGVFGFGLLYVLYQVEELSGVRMAVTMVVMCVAGLFFIPVAGLTGFHVVLVARGRTTNEQVTGKFRGGVNPFTNGCCKNVSRVLCSSPAPRYLGRPRAEQTVLVRPPFLRPEVSDGQITVKIMDNGIQTELKRTKSKGSLEVTESQSADAEPPPPPKPDLSRYTGLRTHLTLATNEDSSLLGKDSPPTPTMYKYRPGYSSSSSSAALPHSTSAKLSRVNSLKEPNSICEGSHKPSYRSEPSLEPESFRSPTFGKSFPFDPLSSGSRSSSLKSAQGTGFELGQLQSIRSEGTTSTSYKSLVNQTRNGSLSYDSLLTPSDSPDFESVQAAPEPDPPVGYTSPFLSARIAQQRETDLHNRFAGPPKPAPREPSPVRYDNLSRHIVASIQEREKLLQQPAGQEEDAGLGDSGIQSTPGSSNAPRTSSSSDDSKRSPLGKNPLTRPAPPRFGKPEPPQALRVRSLGSPEPPTTPNLGKSVSYSSQKTASPASVPEVEEVALQPLLAPKDEVQMRTTYSKSNGQPRSLGSAPPGVGQVPLGSPTRGGVKKVSGVGGTTYEISVWGWCHRNW; translated from the exons ATGCCAGCAGCATCTGGAAAGAGATTCAAACCCAGCAAGTACGTCCCGGTCTCAGCTGCTGCCATTTTCCTAGTGGGAGCCACCACCCTCTTCTTTGCCTTCAC GTGCCCAGGGCTCAGCCTGTATGTCTCTCCAGTCATTCCTGCCTACAATGCTGTCGTCTTCCTGTTTGTGCTGGCCAACTTCAGTATGGCCACCTTCATGGACCCTGGCATCTTTCCCCGAG ctgaggaggatgaggacaAGGAGGACGACTTCCGCGCCCCACTCTACAAGACGGTGGAGATCAAGGGCATCCAGGTGCGCATGAAGTGGTGCGCAACCTGCCGCTTCTACCGGCCTCCCCGCTGCTCCCACTGCAGCGTCTGCGACAACTGCGTGGAG GAGTTTGACCATCACTGTCCCTGGGTCAACAACTGCATCGGGCGGCGCAATTACCGAtacttcttcctcttcctgctgtCCCTCACCACACACATCATGGGGGTCTTTGGCTTTGGCCTCCTATATGTCCTCTACCAGGTGGAGGAGCTCTCTGGTGTCCGCATGGCCGTCAC GATGGTGGTGATGTGTGTGGCTGGCTTGTTCTTCATCCCTGTCGCTGGCCTTACTGGGTTCCATGTGGTGCTGGTGGCCAGGGGCCGCACCACCAACGAGCAG GTGACAGGCAAGTTCCGTGGTGGTGTCAACCCCTTCACCAACGGTTGCTGCAAGAATGTAAGCCGGGtcctctgcagctccccagctcccag gTACCTCGGGcgccccagggcagagcagacgGTGCTGGTGAGACCTCCCTTCCTGCGTCCCGAGGTGTCGGATGGTCAGATCACTGTCAAGATCATGGACAATGGTATCCAGACAGAGTTGAAGAGAACAAAG TCCAAGGGGAGCCTGGAGGTGACAGAGAGCCAGTCCGCAGATGCCGAGCCGCCACCCCCACCTAAGCCAGACCTCAGCCGCTACACGGGCCTGAGGACACACTTAACCCTGGCCACCAATGAGG ACAGCAGCTTGCTAGGCAAGGACAGCCCCCCAACCCCTACCATGTACAAGTACCGGCCCggctacagcagcagcagcagctcagccgCCCTGCCCCATTCCACCAGCGCCAAG CTGAGCCGAGTGAACAGCCTGAAGGAGCCCAACTCTATCTGTGAGGGCAGCCACAAGCCCAGCTACCGCTCggagcccagcctggagccTGAGAGCTTCCGCTCACCCACCTTTGGCAAGAGCTTTCCCTTTGACCCACTCTCCAGCGGCTCCCGCTCCTCCAGCCTCAAGTCAGCACAGGGCACAGGCTTTGAGCTGGGCCAGCTCCAGTCCATCCGCTCTGAGGGCACCACCTCCACCTCCTACAAGAGCCTGGTGAACCAGACACGTAATGGCAGCTTGTCCTACGACAGCCTGCTGACGCCCTCCGACAGCCCCGACTTCGAGTCTGTGCAGGCAGCCCCGGAGCCTGACCCGCCAGTGGGCTAcacctcccctttcctctcGGCCCGCATTGCCCAGCAGCGGGAGACCGACCTGCACAACCGCTTCGCTGGGCCCCCCAAGCCAGCTCCGCGTGAGCCCTCGCCTGTGCGCTATGACAATCTGTCCCGGCACATTGTGGCCTCCATCCAGGAGcgggagaagctgctgcagcagccagcaggcCAGGAGGAGGACGCGGGGCTGGGGGACTCAGGCATCCAGTCAACGCCGGGCTCCAGCAATGCCCCTCGCACCAGCTCCTCCTCGGACGATTCCAAGCGCTCGCCTCTGGGCAAGAACCCACTCACCCGTCCAGCACCCCCCCGCTTCGGCAAGCCTGAGCCCCCCCAGGCGCTGCGGGTGCGCTCCCTTGGCTCCCCTGAACCACCCACCACCCCCAACCTGGGAAAATCCGTGTCTTACAGCAGCCAAAAAACAGCCTCTCCAGCCAGCGTCCCTGAGGTGGAGGAGGTGGCCTTGCAGCCCTTACTGGCACCAAA ggaCGAGGTGCAGATGAGAACCACCTACAGCAAGTCCAACGGGCAGCCCAGGAGCCTGGGCTCAGCCCCTCCGGGCGTGGGGCAGGtgcccctgggcagccccaccCGTGGAGGCGTCAAGAAGGTGTCGGGCGTGGGGGGCACCACCTACGAGATCTCG GTGTGGGGATGGTGTCACAGAAACTGGTGA
- the ZDHHC5 gene encoding palmitoyltransferase ZDHHC5 isoform X2, with amino-acid sequence MPAASGKRFKPSKYVPVSAAAIFLVGATTLFFAFTCPGLSLYVSPVIPAYNAVVFLFVLANFSMATFMDPGIFPRAEEDEDKEDDFRAPLYKTVEIKGIQVRMKWCATCRFYRPPRCSHCSVCDNCVEEFDHHCPWVNNCIGRRNYRYFFLFLLSLTTHIMGVFGFGLLYVLYQVEELSGVRMAVTMVVMCVAGLFFIPVAGLTGFHVVLVARGRTTNEQVTGKFRGGVNPFTNGCCKNVSRVLCSSPAPRYLGRPRAEQTVLVRPPFLRPEVSDGQITVKIMDNGIQTELKRTKSKGSLEVTESQSADAEPPPPPKPDLSRYTGLRTHLTLATNEDSSLLGKDSPPTPTMYKYRPGYSSSSSSAALPHSTSAKLSRVNSLKEPNSICEGSHKPSYRSEPSLEPESFRSPTFGKSFPFDPLSSGSRSSSLKSAQGTGFELGQLQSIRSEGTTSTSYKSLVNQTRNGSLSYDSLLTPSDSPDFESVQAAPEPDPPVGYTSPFLSARIAQQRETDLHNRFAGPPKPAPREPSPVRYDNLSRHIVASIQEREKLLQQPAGQEEDAGLGDSGIQSTPGSSNAPRTSSSSDDSKRSPLGKNPLTRPAPPRFGKPEPPQALRVRSLGSPEPPTTPNLGKSVSYSSQKTASPASVPEVEEVALQPLLAPKDEVQMRTTYSKSNGQPRSLGSAPPGVGQVPLGSPTRGGVKKVSGVGGTTYEISV; translated from the exons ATGCCAGCAGCATCTGGAAAGAGATTCAAACCCAGCAAGTACGTCCCGGTCTCAGCTGCTGCCATTTTCCTAGTGGGAGCCACCACCCTCTTCTTTGCCTTCAC GTGCCCAGGGCTCAGCCTGTATGTCTCTCCAGTCATTCCTGCCTACAATGCTGTCGTCTTCCTGTTTGTGCTGGCCAACTTCAGTATGGCCACCTTCATGGACCCTGGCATCTTTCCCCGAG ctgaggaggatgaggacaAGGAGGACGACTTCCGCGCCCCACTCTACAAGACGGTGGAGATCAAGGGCATCCAGGTGCGCATGAAGTGGTGCGCAACCTGCCGCTTCTACCGGCCTCCCCGCTGCTCCCACTGCAGCGTCTGCGACAACTGCGTGGAG GAGTTTGACCATCACTGTCCCTGGGTCAACAACTGCATCGGGCGGCGCAATTACCGAtacttcttcctcttcctgctgtCCCTCACCACACACATCATGGGGGTCTTTGGCTTTGGCCTCCTATATGTCCTCTACCAGGTGGAGGAGCTCTCTGGTGTCCGCATGGCCGTCAC GATGGTGGTGATGTGTGTGGCTGGCTTGTTCTTCATCCCTGTCGCTGGCCTTACTGGGTTCCATGTGGTGCTGGTGGCCAGGGGCCGCACCACCAACGAGCAG GTGACAGGCAAGTTCCGTGGTGGTGTCAACCCCTTCACCAACGGTTGCTGCAAGAATGTAAGCCGGGtcctctgcagctccccagctcccag gTACCTCGGGcgccccagggcagagcagacgGTGCTGGTGAGACCTCCCTTCCTGCGTCCCGAGGTGTCGGATGGTCAGATCACTGTCAAGATCATGGACAATGGTATCCAGACAGAGTTGAAGAGAACAAAG TCCAAGGGGAGCCTGGAGGTGACAGAGAGCCAGTCCGCAGATGCCGAGCCGCCACCCCCACCTAAGCCAGACCTCAGCCGCTACACGGGCCTGAGGACACACTTAACCCTGGCCACCAATGAGG ACAGCAGCTTGCTAGGCAAGGACAGCCCCCCAACCCCTACCATGTACAAGTACCGGCCCggctacagcagcagcagcagctcagccgCCCTGCCCCATTCCACCAGCGCCAAG CTGAGCCGAGTGAACAGCCTGAAGGAGCCCAACTCTATCTGTGAGGGCAGCCACAAGCCCAGCTACCGCTCggagcccagcctggagccTGAGAGCTTCCGCTCACCCACCTTTGGCAAGAGCTTTCCCTTTGACCCACTCTCCAGCGGCTCCCGCTCCTCCAGCCTCAAGTCAGCACAGGGCACAGGCTTTGAGCTGGGCCAGCTCCAGTCCATCCGCTCTGAGGGCACCACCTCCACCTCCTACAAGAGCCTGGTGAACCAGACACGTAATGGCAGCTTGTCCTACGACAGCCTGCTGACGCCCTCCGACAGCCCCGACTTCGAGTCTGTGCAGGCAGCCCCGGAGCCTGACCCGCCAGTGGGCTAcacctcccctttcctctcGGCCCGCATTGCCCAGCAGCGGGAGACCGACCTGCACAACCGCTTCGCTGGGCCCCCCAAGCCAGCTCCGCGTGAGCCCTCGCCTGTGCGCTATGACAATCTGTCCCGGCACATTGTGGCCTCCATCCAGGAGcgggagaagctgctgcagcagccagcaggcCAGGAGGAGGACGCGGGGCTGGGGGACTCAGGCATCCAGTCAACGCCGGGCTCCAGCAATGCCCCTCGCACCAGCTCCTCCTCGGACGATTCCAAGCGCTCGCCTCTGGGCAAGAACCCACTCACCCGTCCAGCACCCCCCCGCTTCGGCAAGCCTGAGCCCCCCCAGGCGCTGCGGGTGCGCTCCCTTGGCTCCCCTGAACCACCCACCACCCCCAACCTGGGAAAATCCGTGTCTTACAGCAGCCAAAAAACAGCCTCTCCAGCCAGCGTCCCTGAGGTGGAGGAGGTGGCCTTGCAGCCCTTACTGGCACCAAA ggaCGAGGTGCAGATGAGAACCACCTACAGCAAGTCCAACGGGCAGCCCAGGAGCCTGGGCTCAGCCCCTCCGGGCGTGGGGCAGGtgcccctgggcagccccaccCGTGGAGGCGTCAAGAAGGTGTCGGGCGTGGGGGGCACCACCTACGAGATCTCGGTATGA
- the SELENOH gene encoding LOW QUALITY PROTEIN: selenoprotein H (The sequence of the model RefSeq protein was modified relative to this genomic sequence to represent the inferred CDS: deleted 1 base in 1 codon), protein MASRRRKRGPPQPPADEDPEQAGTPQKRTRAQGEASPEVSGPRVVIEHCKSURVFGRNAAAVSEALRGALSHLPVDINPRPPRRNSFEVSLVKEDGSTVELWSGIAKGPPRKLKFPQPEAVVEALKSSLA, encoded by the exons ATGGCTTCCCGCCGGAGGAAGCGCGGTCCCCCGCAGCCGCCGGCAGACGAAGATCCGGAACAGGCGGGGACCCCCCAGAAGCGGACCCGAGCCCAGGGAGAAGCCAGCCCGGAGGTCAGCGGCCCCCGCGTTGTCATCGAGCACTG CAAGAGCTGACGGGTGTTTGGACGGAATGCGGCGGCGGTGAGCGAGGCCCTGCGGGGGGCCCTGTCCCACCTCCCCGTGGACATCAACCCCCGCCCGCCGCGCAGGAACAGCTTCGAAGTGTCGCTGGTGAAGGAGGACGGCAGCA CTGTGGAGCTGTGGAGCGGCATCGCGAAGGGC CCCCCCCGCAAGCTGAAGTTCCCTCAGCCAGAGGCCGTGGTGGAAGCGTTGAAGAGTAGCTTGGCGTAG
- the MED19 gene encoding mediator of RNA polymerase II transcription subunit 19, with the protein MENFSALFGGAEAPPTAAAAAAAALGFGPAKAPGAGAAPPPAVTAPPPGEDAVRKAAVGPFYLLRELPGTTELTGSTNLITHYNLEHAYNKFCGKKVKEKLSNFLPDLPGMIDLPGSHDNSSLRSLIEKPPICGSSFTPLTGTMLTGFRLHAGPLPEQCRLMHIQPPKKKNKHKHKQSRTQDPVPPETPSDSDHKKKKKKKEEDPERKRKKKEKKKKKNRHSPEHPGVGGSQASSSSLR; encoded by the exons ATGGAGAACTTCTCGGCGCTGTTCGGCGGGGCCGAGGCGCCCCCCaccgccgctgccgccgccgccgctgctcTGGGGTTCGGGCCCGCCAAGGCGCCGGGCGCTGGAGCCGCTCCGCCCCCAGCCGTCACCGCGCCGCCTCCAGGCGAGGACGCAGTTCGCAAGGCCGCCGTTGGCCCCTTCTACCTGCTGCGGGAGCTGCCAG GCACCACGGAGCTGACGGGCAGCACCAACCTGATCACTCACTACAACCTTGAGCACGCCTACAACAAGTTCTGCGGCAAGAAGGTGAAGGAGAAACTCAGCAACTTCCTCCCGGACCTGCCCGGCATGATCGACCTGCCCGGCTCCCACGACAACAGCAGCCTGCGCTCCCTCATCGAGAAGCCCCCCATCTGCGGCAGCTCCTTCACCCCCCTCACCGGCACCATGCTGACTGGATTCCGCCTCCACGCTGGCCCG CTGCCTGAGCAATGCCGCCTGATGCACATCCAACCGCCCAAGAAGAAGAACAAGCATAAGCACAAGCAGAGCCGCACCCAGGATCCTGTCCCCCCAG AAACACCCTCGGACTCTGaccacaagaagaaaaagaagaaaaaagaggaggatccagaaaggaaaaggaagaagaaagagaaaaagaaaaagaag AACCGGCACAGCCCTGAGCATCCGGGGGTGGGTGGCTcccaggccagcagcagcagcctgcgATAA
- the TMX2 gene encoding thioredoxin-related transmembrane protein 2 codes for MAVLAPLLALLYSVPGLVRWLARPYYPLSALLATAFLLVRKVPPLCHGLPSQREDGNPCDFDWREVEILMFLSAIVMMKNRRSITVEQHIGNIFMFSKVANAILFFRLDIRMGLLYLTLCIVFLMTCKPPLYMGPEYIKYFSDKTIDEELERDKRVTWIVEFFANWSNECQSFAPIFADLSLKYNCVGLHFGKVDVGRYTDVSTRYKVSTSPLTKQLPTLILFQGGTETMRRPQIDKKGRAVSWTFSEENVIREFNLNELYQKAKKQSKSREEGPEEPPGVQAPTGETKKDK; via the exons ATGGCGGTGTTGGCGCCGCTGCTGGCGCTGCTGTACTCGGTGCCGGGGCTGGTCCGGTGGCTGGCGCGGCCCTACTACCCGCTCTCCGCACTGCTGGCCACCGCCTTTCTTCTCGTCCGCAAGGTCCCGCCGCTGTGCCACGGGCTGCCTTCGCAACGGGAGGATGGCAACCCCTGTGACTTTGACTGG CGGGAGGTGGAGATCCTCATGTTCCTCAGCGCCATCGTGATGATGAAGAACAGACGCTCCA TCACTGTGGAGCAGCACATTGGGAACATCTTCATGTTCAGCAAAGTGGCCAATGCCATCCTCTTCTTCCGCCTCGACATCCGCATGGGCCTGCTGTACCTCACACTCTGCATTG TGTTCCTGATGACCTGCAAGCCACCCCTCTACATGGGCCCTGAGTACATCAAGTATTTCAGCGACAAAACTATAGAT GAGGAACTGGAACGGGACAAGCGGGTGACCTGGATCGTCGAGTTCTTTGCCAACTGGTCCAATGAGTGCCAGTCCTTCGCCCCCATCTTCGCTGACCTCTCGCTCAA GTACAACTGCGTGGGGCTGCACTTTGGGAAGGTGGACGTTGGCCGGTACACAGACGTCAGCACCAG gtaCAAGGTCAGCACCTCACCTCTCACCAAACAGCTGCCCACCCTCATCCTCTTCCAAGGCGGGACAGAGACTATGCGCCGGCCACAGATCGACAAGAAGGGCCGGGCTGTCTCCTGGACCTTCTCCGAG GAGAACGTGATCCGGGAATTCAACCTCAACGAGCTTTACCAGAAGGCCAAGAAGCAGTCCAAGTCACGGGAGGAGGGTCCCGAGGAGCCTCCCGGCGTGCAGGCGCCCACCGGGGAGACCAAGAAGGACAAATAG